Genomic window (Candidatus Gastranaerophilales bacterium):
CGCCACCTGCTTCAAGACCTATCAGCTTAACATTCTCATCTTCTAAAAAGGCATAGAAAGCACCAATTGCATTGGAGCCACCGCCGATACAAGCCAAGACATAGTCAGGAAGTCTATTTTCTTTTTCGAGAATTTGACTTTTGATTTCAGCACCAACAATTGATTGAAAATTTCTTACAATTTTCGGATACGGGTGAGGCCCGACAGCAGAGCCAAGGATATAAAAAACTTCATCAGCATGTCTTAACCAATAATCGATAGCAGCGTCACAAGCATCGGACAATGTTTTCGCCCCTGTATCAACTGAATGAACTTTTGCACCTAATAATTTCATTCTTTCGACATTTAAGTATTGACGTTTAATATCAGTTTCGCCCATAAAAATTATGCACTCAAGCCCCAATAAAGCAGCTATTGTAGCAGTAGCAACACCATGTTGCCCTGCACCTGTTTCAGCGATAACTTTCTTAGCTCCCATACGTTTAGCCAACAAGCCTTGTCCGATAACATTATTTATTTTATGGGCACCTGTATGATTGAGATCCTCACGTTTTAAATATATTTTGCCTTTACCATAATGGTCAGAAAGACGTTTCGCATAATAAAGAGGAGTTGGTCTACCTGAATAATCTTGCATCATTGCATATACTTCGCTCATGAAAGATTCATCAGCCCATGCCTTCTCGAACTCATCATTCAATTTTGTAAGAACAGGTTTGAAATTGTCAGGAACAAACGCTCCTCCAAATTCACCAAAAAATC
Coding sequences:
- the trpB gene encoding tryptophan synthase subunit beta; its protein translation is MFVQHKNYNLPDKDGFFGEFGGAFVPDNFKPVLTKLNDEFEKAWADESFMSEVYAMMQDYSGRPTPLYYAKRLSDHYGKGKIYLKREDLNHTGAHKINNVIGQGLLAKRMGAKKVIAETGAGQHGVATATIAALLGLECIIFMGETDIKRQYLNVERMKLLGAKVHSVDTGAKTLSDACDAAIDYWLRHADEVFYILGSAVGPHPYPKIVRNFQSIVGAEIKSQILEKENRLPDYVLACIGGGSNAIGAFYAFLEDENVKLIGLEAGGEGVETGKTAASITAGKKMILHGKRQYVLVDDAGNVKESYSISAGLDYPGCGPEHCYLHDIGRAQYCPINDDEAVEAFARLSRLEGIIPAIESSHAVAYLEKLMPNTSKDDIIVVNISGRGDKDTERLLQMLV